A window of Blattabacterium cuenoti contains these coding sequences:
- the ileS gene encoding isoleucine--tRNA ligase: MNIKFKEYNGLDLNQISSEILFFWEKNNILQKRFQYNKFNTHNRNDFYVVYEGPPSMNGDPGIHHFIARTIKDIFCRYYTLKGKKIIINPGWDTHGLPIELSVEKTLGINKDHIGKKISIEKYNNTCKSLVNKSIKNWIQFTNKIGYWLNYQNTFITYNTKYIETIWWLIKELYNKHFIYRGITIQPYSPAAGTGLSYHELNFPGVYKQITDITPIVKFQSKKEFLPKIINPNILGNIYFLSWTTTPWTLPSNIALAIKSDISYLLVAIYNQNLQIENIIFAENVINNILPIEKYYKVDNYINFNKLSIIKNKKIPYCILYKMQGKNLIGSKYEQLFSWVPPFPYSKNQHAFQVIDGYNVVNINEGTGIIHIAPTFGIDDFELSIKHDLPSILVLNKKNIPVPLVDLKGKFLDICPTIFSGQYIKQEFNKNYDILEQKTNKFFSVDEEIITLLKTRNQLFRVKKYTHSYPHCWRTNKPIIYYPLDSWFLRTNKIKNELINLNKNINWVPKYIGKKRFETWLNNVKDWNLSRSRYWGTPMPIWRTKDGKEQIVIGSIQELYLEIEKSIKYGFMKTNVLHKFIPGDMSNENYANINLHKPFVDNIILVSKNGLPMTRDSELIDVWFDSGAMPYAQYHYPFENKQLIDNNIVFPADFISEGTDQIRGWFFTLHTIGSLLFNSITYKTVLSTGLILDAKGKKMSKSKANTINPFHLIDEYSADAIRWYMIFSSEPWDNLKFNKEELNIVINKFFGTLYNIYSFFAIYANIDGFKFCKKNNILKYDNDEDNGYKELDLWIISELHSMIKMVDYYYSQYNPTKVVRIIFSFVVNKLSNWYIRICRRRFWKNNYTSTKITAYQILYNSLMTIAKLISPIIPFFSEKIFLDLNSVTKENNVESVHMSKFPTWINHLINTKLEKKMILIQSITNLVFSLRKKNNIKIRQPLERIIISIKKQKNIIFLTHYEKIFKMEINVKHVDIVDNIYQKYSNIIKKKIDPSYNSLGPKFGKNTPNIVNLIKKFSLQDINKLEKNKKYTICLKGKNIVLSIEDVKITHQCIQNWDILSNENFTVALDLNISNSLLEEGIIRDLIRNIQKLRKNNNCIVTEKILLTIYINNTKLILIINKYKHYICKETLSNQLLMVNKNKINIKDIVNDISIEKELVYIKITKI, from the coding sequence ATGAATATAAAATTTAAAGAATATAATGGTTTGGATTTAAACCAAATTTCATCAGAAATATTGTTTTTTTGGGAAAAAAATAATATTCTTCAAAAAAGGTTTCAATATAACAAATTTAATACTCATAATAGAAATGATTTTTATGTTGTATATGAAGGTCCTCCATCTATGAATGGAGATCCAGGAATACATCATTTTATAGCAAGAACAATTAAAGATATTTTTTGTAGATATTATACATTAAAAGGTAAAAAAATTATTATCAATCCTGGATGGGATACACATGGATTACCAATTGAATTAAGTGTAGAAAAAACATTAGGAATTAATAAAGATCATATAGGTAAAAAAATTAGTATCGAAAAATATAATAATACTTGTAAATCTTTAGTAAATAAATCAATAAAAAACTGGATTCAGTTTACAAATAAAATAGGATATTGGTTAAATTATCAAAATACATTTATAACTTATAATACAAAATATATAGAAACTATTTGGTGGTTAATTAAAGAATTATATAATAAACATTTTATATATAGAGGAATTACTATTCAGCCATATTCACCAGCTGCTGGAACTGGATTAAGTTATCATGAATTAAATTTTCCAGGTGTATATAAACAAATTACAGATATTACTCCGATTGTTAAATTTCAATCTAAAAAAGAATTTTTACCAAAGATAATTAATCCAAATATATTAGGAAATATATATTTTTTATCATGGACTACAACTCCATGGACATTACCTTCTAATATTGCGTTAGCTATTAAATCTGATATATCTTATTTATTAGTTGCTATATATAATCAAAATTTACAAATAGAAAATATTATTTTTGCTGAAAATGTAATTAATAATATTTTACCTATTGAAAAATATTATAAAGTTGATAATTATATTAATTTTAATAAATTATCAATTATAAAAAATAAAAAAATTCCTTATTGTATTTTATATAAAATGCAAGGAAAAAATTTAATTGGATCTAAATATGAACAATTATTTTCATGGGTTCCTCCTTTTCCTTATTCAAAAAATCAACATGCTTTTCAAGTTATAGATGGATATAATGTAGTAAATATCAATGAAGGAACTGGAATTATTCATATTGCTCCAACATTTGGAATAGATGATTTTGAATTATCTATTAAACATGATTTACCTTCTATATTAGTATTAAATAAAAAAAATATACCAGTTCCATTAGTTGATTTAAAAGGAAAATTTTTAGATATATGTCCTACAATATTTAGTGGACAATATATAAAACAAGAATTTAATAAAAACTATGATATTTTAGAGCAAAAAACAAACAAGTTCTTTTCAGTAGATGAAGAAATTATTACTCTTCTTAAAACAAGAAATCAATTATTTAGAGTAAAAAAATATACTCATAGTTATCCACATTGTTGGAGAACTAATAAGCCAATTATTTATTATCCTTTAGATTCTTGGTTTTTACGAACTAATAAAATTAAAAATGAATTAATTAATTTAAATAAAAATATTAATTGGGTTCCAAAATATATTGGAAAAAAACGTTTTGAAACTTGGTTAAATAATGTAAAAGATTGGAATTTATCACGTTCTAGATATTGGGGAACACCTATGCCCATTTGGAGAACTAAAGATGGAAAAGAACAAATAGTTATTGGATCAATACAAGAATTATATCTAGAAATAGAAAAATCTATTAAGTATGGATTTATGAAAACAAATGTATTACATAAGTTTATTCCAGGTGATATGAGTAATGAAAATTATGCCAATATAAATTTGCATAAACCATTTGTAGATAATATAATTTTAGTATCTAAAAATGGATTACCTATGACTAGAGATTCAGAATTAATAGATGTTTGGTTTGATTCTGGTGCAATGCCATATGCACAATATCATTATCCATTTGAAAATAAACAATTAATAGATAATAATATTGTATTTCCAGCAGATTTTATTTCAGAGGGAACAGATCAAATACGAGGATGGTTTTTTACATTACATACTATTGGTAGTTTACTATTTAATTCTATTACATACAAAACTGTATTATCGACTGGATTAATATTAGATGCAAAAGGTAAAAAAATGTCAAAAAGTAAAGCTAATACTATTAATCCTTTTCATTTAATTGATGAATATAGTGCAGATGCAATACGTTGGTATATGATATTTAGTTCTGAACCTTGGGATAATTTAAAATTTAATAAAGAAGAACTTAATATAGTAATTAATAAATTTTTTGGCACACTATATAATATTTATTCATTTTTTGCAATTTATGCAAATATTGATGGATTTAAATTTTGTAAAAAAAATAATATTTTAAAATATGATAATGATGAAGATAATGGTTATAAAGAATTAGATTTATGGATTATTTCTGAATTACATTCAATGATTAAAATGGTAGATTATTATTATTCTCAATATAATCCTACTAAAGTTGTACGTATTATTTTTTCATTTGTTGTAAATAAATTAAGTAATTGGTATATACGAATATGTAGAAGAAGATTTTGGAAGAATAATTATACATCCACTAAAATTACAGCATATCAAATACTTTATAATAGTTTAATGACTATTGCAAAATTAATCTCACCAATTATACCTTTTTTTTCTGAAAAAATTTTTTTAGATCTAAATTCTGTTACAAAAGAAAATAATGTTGAAAGTGTTCATATGAGTAAGTTCCCAACTTGGATAAATCATTTAATAAATACAAAATTAGAAAAAAAAATGATTCTTATTCAGAGTATTACTAATTTAGTTTTTTCATTAAGAAAAAAAAATAATATTAAAATAAGGCAACCATTAGAACGTATTATTATTTCAATAAAAAAACAAAAAAATATAATTTTTTTAACACATTATGAAAAAATTTTTAAAATGGAAATTAATGTCAAACATGTTGACATAGTTGATAATATTTATCAAAAATATTCTAATATAATAAAGAAAAAAATTGATCCATCTTATAATTCTTTGGGACCTAAATTTGGAAAAAACACTCCAAATATAGTTAATTTAATTAAAAAATTCAGTTTACAAGATATTAATAAATTGGAAAAAAACAAAAAATATACTATATGTTTAAAAGGAAAAAATATTGTATTATCTATTGAAGATGTTAAAATAACTCATCAATGTATACAAAATTGGGATATTTTATCTAATGAAAACTTTACTGTAGCATTAGATTTAAATATTTCTAATTCATTATTAGAAGAAGGAATTATAAGAGATCTAATAAGAAATATTCAAAAATTAAGAAAAAATAATAATTGTATAGTTACTGAAAAAATATTATTAACAATATATATAAATAATACAAAATTAATATTAATTATAAATAAATATAAACATTATATCTGTAAAGAAACTTTATCAAATCAATTATTAATGGTAAACAAAAATAAAATCAATATAAAAGATATAGTAAATGATATTAGTATTGAAAAAGAATTAGTATATATAAAAATTACAAAAATATAA
- the mutS gene encoding DNA mismatch repair protein MutS, with product MNNKNNKFLIKKNETPLMEQYNDIKYKYPDSILLFQVGDFYEIFGKDAIICSKVLNIVLTKRSKSHIQFAGFPCHSLSSFLPKLIQSGYRVAICDQLDIKKGKNIVKRGVTQLITPGVIIDENILNTKSNNFLASIFSNNQDVGLSFIDISTGEFFITEDTQVNILQYLEHFKPNEIIFQKTHKTLYQELLKNNYYTYPIENWMFDYSLSYEKLIHHFQTNSLKGFGIEKMKLGIIASGSILNYLYNNKYTQLHHITHIKKIQKENHMWIDDFTFKSLEIFHSQNKQGISLLDIIDQTLTPMGSRLLKHWISFPLKNIIDIQKRQNAVNELCLNKSLLDFIRLKLKNIYDIERMISKISIGKISPREILTLHKSIIYIIEIQKKILSYNINENNFLFKIISSLKNIEFISKNIVNLIQPDPPHNIDKGNVIANGVSKKLDNLRSTYLYHKQHLHELCKIEKLNTGISNLKIGYNNIFGFYFEIKSTKKHKIPSSWILKQTLINVKRYTTEKLKNFEINILNAEQKIHFIEKEIYYKIIKKMTADIKPLQANAKLISKLDVLCSFSKSALDNNYIKPNINHSFKLFIKQGRHPVIEQQFQSKIYYIPNDIILDKEKQQILIITGPNMSGKSAILRQTAIMILMAHIGSFIPAEQADIGLIDSLFSRVGASDNISLGESTFMVEMNETANILNNISQRSFIILDEIGRGTSTYDGISIAWAIIEFLHKNNFKPLTLFATHYHELNNMNNVLSRIKVFHIAVKKNRNNIIFMRKLISGGSEHSFGIYVAKISGMPVSIIVKANILLKQFIITKNLIQTTNNNFTYHINQKKCLLLLKKIIYCLHSIDIQNINNLTTDIAYFKIKQIINLFNNNLRE from the coding sequence ATGAATAATAAAAACAATAAATTTTTAATAAAAAAAAACGAAACTCCATTAATGGAGCAATATAATGATATAAAATATAAATATCCAGATAGTATTTTATTATTTCAGGTAGGAGATTTTTATGAAATTTTTGGAAAAGATGCAATTATTTGCTCGAAAGTATTAAATATTGTTTTAACAAAACGATCAAAAAGTCATATTCAATTTGCTGGATTTCCATGCCATTCATTATCATCCTTTTTACCAAAATTAATACAATCTGGATATCGTGTAGCAATTTGTGATCAATTAGATATAAAAAAAGGAAAAAATATAGTTAAAAGAGGTGTTACACAATTAATCACACCTGGTGTTATAATCGATGAAAATATCTTAAATACTAAATCAAATAATTTTTTAGCATCTATATTTTCAAATAATCAAGATGTTGGATTAAGTTTTATAGATATTTCTACTGGAGAATTTTTTATAACAGAAGATACACAAGTAAATATTTTACAATATTTAGAACATTTTAAACCTAATGAAATTATTTTTCAAAAAACACATAAAACATTATATCAAGAATTATTAAAAAATAATTATTATACATATCCTATAGAAAATTGGATGTTTGATTATTCATTATCTTATGAAAAATTAATACATCATTTTCAAACTAATTCATTAAAAGGATTTGGAATAGAAAAAATGAAGTTAGGAATAATCGCTTCTGGATCAATATTAAATTATTTATATAATAATAAATATACACAATTACATCATATTACTCATATAAAAAAAATTCAAAAAGAAAATCATATGTGGATTGATGATTTTACTTTTAAAAGTTTAGAAATTTTTCATAGTCAAAATAAACAAGGAATATCTTTATTAGATATCATTGATCAAACATTAACACCTATGGGTAGTAGATTATTAAAACATTGGATATCTTTTCCATTAAAAAATATTATAGATATCCAAAAACGTCAAAATGCTGTTAATGAATTGTGTTTAAATAAATCATTATTAGATTTTATTAGACTAAAATTAAAAAATATTTATGATATAGAAAGAATGATATCTAAAATATCTATAGGGAAAATATCTCCACGAGAAATCTTAACATTACATAAATCTATTATTTATATTATTGAAATACAAAAAAAAATATTATCATATAATATAAATGAAAATAATTTTTTATTTAAAATTATTTCTTCATTAAAAAATATTGAATTTATATCTAAAAATATTGTAAATCTTATTCAACCTGATCCACCACATAATATAGATAAAGGAAATGTAATAGCTAATGGGGTGTCTAAAAAATTAGACAATTTACGATCTACATATTTATATCATAAACAACATTTACATGAATTATGTAAAATAGAAAAATTAAATACAGGAATTTCAAATTTAAAAATAGGATATAATAATATTTTTGGATTTTATTTTGAAATTAAATCTACCAAAAAACATAAAATTCCATCTTCTTGGATATTAAAACAAACATTAATTAATGTTAAAAGATATACAACAGAAAAATTAAAAAATTTTGAAATTAATATTTTAAATGCAGAACAAAAAATACATTTTATAGAAAAAGAAATTTATTATAAAATAATTAAAAAAATGACAGCAGATATTAAACCTTTACAAGCTAATGCAAAATTAATATCTAAATTAGATGTTTTATGTTCTTTTTCTAAATCTGCATTAGATAATAATTATATAAAACCAAATATTAATCATTCTTTTAAATTATTTATCAAACAAGGAAGACATCCAGTAATTGAACAACAATTTCAATCAAAAATATATTATATACCAAATGATATAATATTAGATAAAGAAAAACAACAAATTCTTATTATCACTGGTCCTAATATGTCAGGTAAATCTGCTATTTTACGACAAACTGCTATTATGATATTAATGGCACATATTGGAAGTTTTATTCCTGCAGAACAAGCCGACATTGGATTAATAGATAGTTTATTTAGTAGAGTAGGTGCATCTGATAATATTTCTTTAGGTGAATCTACATTTATGGTAGAAATGAATGAAACAGCAAATATATTAAATAATATTTCTCAAAGAAGTTTTATTATTTTAGATGAAATTGGACGAGGAACTAGTACTTATGATGGAATTTCCATAGCATGGGCAATTATTGAATTTTTACACAAAAATAATTTTAAACCTCTAACATTATTTGCAACACATTATCATGAATTAAATAACATGAATAATGTTTTATCAAGAATAAAAGTTTTTCATATTGCTGTAAAAAAAAATCGTAATAATATTATTTTTATGCGCAAATTAATATCTGGAGGATCTGAACATAGTTTTGGAATTTACGTAGCAAAAATTTCTGGTATGCCTGTATCAATAATTGTTAAAGCTAATATATTACTAAAGCAATTTATAATAACAAAAAATTTGATTCAAACTACAAATAATAATTTTACTTATCATATAAATCAAAAAAAATGTTTATTGTTATTAAAAAAAATAATATATTGTTTACATTCAATAGACATACAAAATATTAATAATTTAACAACAGACATAGCATATTTTAAAATTAAACAAATCATAAATTTATTTAATAATAATTTGCGAGAATAG
- the guaB gene encoding IMP dehydrogenase: MINKILKTALTFDDVLIVPSYSSILPSKVSLKTYLTSDIIMNIPIISAAMDTVTESSLAISIAREGGLGIIHKNMNIQNQSKEVFLVKRSESGIIDNPITLSRYSTLYDAQLLMKKHNISGFPVVENDNTLIGIITKRDIKYRVDINSLVEDVMTKEQLVVSHQNITLEKAKKILLTEKVEKLPLVDKMNKLVGLVTIKDIDNIIKYPNACKDSKGRLRVGAAIGIEKNSLERIDNLVKENVDIISIDSAHGHSISVLNLIKKIKNNFPNIVLIAGNIVTMEGAKDIIDAGANILKVGIGSGSICTTRVISGVGMPQITAILDVCKYAKEKNVNVISDGGIRYSGDIVKAIAAGANSVMIGSLFAGTDEAPGEEIIYQGRKFKTYVGMGSIIAMNRGSKDRYLNFNEKYIPEGIEARVPYRGKIKDIIYQICGGLRSGMGYCGVSTIQELINKGKFVTITNSGLKENHPHSVSITKESPNYFNSKSTQDGI, encoded by the coding sequence ATGATTAATAAAATATTAAAAACAGCTTTAACTTTTGATGATGTTCTTATAGTTCCATCTTATTCTTCCATTCTTCCATCAAAAGTATCTTTAAAAACTTATTTAACATCAGATATAATAATGAATATTCCTATTATCAGTGCGGCAATGGATACTGTGACTGAATCATCTTTAGCTATTTCAATAGCTAGAGAAGGAGGATTAGGTATTATTCATAAAAATATGAATATACAAAATCAATCTAAAGAAGTTTTTTTAGTTAAAAGAAGTGAAAGTGGAATTATAGATAATCCTATTACTTTATCACGATATTCTACATTATATGATGCTCAATTATTAATGAAAAAACATAATATTTCTGGATTTCCAGTTGTTGAAAATGATAATACATTAATAGGAATAATTACTAAAAGAGATATAAAATATAGAGTAGATATTAATTCTTTGGTAGAAGATGTAATGACAAAAGAACAATTAGTAGTATCTCATCAAAATATTACTTTAGAAAAAGCTAAAAAAATATTATTAACAGAAAAAGTAGAAAAACTACCACTTGTAGATAAAATGAATAAATTAGTTGGATTAGTTACTATTAAAGATATTGATAATATAATAAAATATCCAAATGCATGTAAAGATTCTAAAGGACGTTTAAGAGTAGGAGCAGCAATAGGAATAGAAAAAAATTCTTTAGAACGAATAGATAATTTAGTAAAAGAAAATGTAGATATTATATCTATTGATTCAGCACATGGACATTCTATAAGTGTATTAAATTTAATTAAAAAAATTAAAAATAATTTTCCAAATATTGTTTTAATTGCTGGAAATATAGTTACTATGGAAGGTGCTAAAGATATTATTGATGCTGGAGCAAATATTTTAAAAGTTGGTATTGGTTCTGGATCTATTTGTACTACAAGAGTTATTTCTGGGGTAGGCATGCCTCAAATTACTGCTATACTTGATGTATGTAAATATGCAAAAGAAAAAAATGTTAATGTAATTTCAGATGGTGGAATACGATATTCTGGAGATATTGTAAAAGCTATTGCTGCTGGAGCGAACTCAGTTATGATTGGTAGTCTATTTGCTGGTACTGATGAAGCACCTGGTGAAGAAATTATATATCAAGGAAGAAAATTTAAAACTTATGTTGGTATGGGATCAATAATTGCAATGAATAGAGGTAGTAAAGATAGATATTTAAATTTTAATGAAAAATATATTCCAGAAGGAATTGAAGCTAGAGTACCTTATAGAGGAAAAATAAAAGATATAATTTATCAAATTTGTGGTGGATTACGTTCTGGTATGGGATATTGTGGAGTTTCTACTATTCAAGAATTAATTAACAAAGGAAAATTTGTAACTATTACTAATTCTGGATTAAAAGAAAATCATCCACATAGTGTAAGTATAACTAAAGAATCTCCAAATTATTTTAATTCTAAAAGTACCCAGGACGGGATTTGA
- the rplS gene encoding 50S ribosomal protein L19 produces the protein MSINFYIKHLFQQNIIKKIPYFNSGYTITVFFEIKEGHKIRLQNFKGIVIKKQGKGYTKTFTVRKISGSIGIERIFYVFQPNIKEIQIHQKGKVRRSKIYYMRSRKGKKIKIISNNIKKK, from the coding sequence ATGTCAATTAATTTTTATATAAAACATTTATTTCAACAAAATATAATAAAAAAAATACCTTATTTTAATTCTGGATATACTATTACTGTTTTTTTTGAAATTAAAGAAGGACATAAAATAAGACTTCAAAATTTTAAAGGAATTGTAATTAAAAAACAAGGAAAAGGTTATACAAAAACATTTACTGTTAGAAAAATAAGTGGTTCTATAGGTATAGAAAGAATATTTTATGTTTTTCAACCAAATATTAAAGAAATCCAAATTCATCAAAAAGGTAAGGTAAGAAGATCAAAAATTTATTATATGAGATCACGTAAAGGTAAAAAAATAAAAATAATATCAAATAATATAAAAAAAAAGTGA
- a CDS encoding phosphohexomutase domain-containing protein, translating into MTLITTLSGIRGTLGGKINNNFTLIEIMQFIAAYATWLKTKQKNKLCIILGRDGRITSILFNQFIIILFINFGIKIIDIGLTTTPTVGFAIVNEQVDGGVILTASHNPQNWNGLKFFNSNGEFLSLKDFNKISLIVKKKYINFVPCEKWSHCVYDKNYIYKHIQSILSLPLVDKHLIRKYKFKIVVDGINSTGGIAVPMLLDELGVQVIKIHCTPNGIFQHDPEPIKKNLKHICKMVPNMHADLGISVDPDVDRAVFICENGKFFGEEYTLVSIADYVLQHTLGPVVSTLSSSQVLKDLSFMKGVPYYSTPVGEINVIQKMKKVHAVIGGEGNGGIIYPPFRYGRDALLGISLFLTYIAKLSKISLTKLKKRYPHYYMYKKKIKLYDNTNIIQLLDKIKKIYIGHNMNFKDGLKINFCSTKEWIHIRQSHTENLIRIYIESPYQKRLYYLYKQILQEIK; encoded by the coding sequence TTGACACTTATAACAACTTTATCTGGAATAAGAGGAACATTAGGAGGAAAAATTAATAACAATTTTACTCTTATAGAAATTATGCAATTTATAGCAGCATATGCTACATGGTTAAAAACAAAACAAAAAAATAAATTGTGTATTATTTTAGGCAGAGATGGTAGAATAACATCCATATTATTTAATCAATTTATTATTATTCTTTTCATAAATTTTGGAATTAAAATTATTGATATTGGATTAACTACTACTCCTACTGTTGGTTTTGCTATTGTCAATGAACAAGTAGACGGTGGCGTAATATTAACCGCTAGTCATAATCCACAGAATTGGAATGGTTTAAAATTTTTTAATTCTAATGGAGAATTTTTATCTTTAAAAGATTTTAATAAAATTTCTTTAATAGTAAAAAAAAAATATATAAATTTTGTACCATGTGAAAAATGGAGTCATTGTGTATATGATAAAAATTATATTTATAAACATATACAGTCTATTTTATCTTTACCATTAGTAGATAAACATCTAATTAGAAAATATAAATTTAAAATTGTAGTAGATGGAATTAATTCAACTGGTGGTATAGCTGTTCCAATGTTATTAGATGAACTGGGAGTACAAGTGATAAAAATACATTGTACTCCTAATGGAATATTTCAACATGATCCTGAACCTATAAAAAAAAATTTGAAACATATTTGTAAAATGGTTCCAAATATGCATGCTGATTTAGGTATTTCTGTTGATCCAGATGTTGATCGAGCAGTATTTATTTGTGAAAATGGTAAATTTTTTGGTGAAGAATATACATTGGTATCAATTGCTGATTATGTCTTACAACATACATTAGGTCCAGTAGTTTCTACTTTATCTTCTTCTCAAGTTTTAAAAGATTTATCTTTTATGAAAGGTGTTCCTTATTATTCCACTCCAGTTGGAGAAATTAATGTAATTCAAAAAATGAAAAAAGTTCATGCGGTTATTGGTGGAGAAGGAAATGGTGGAATTATTTATCCACCATTTAGGTATGGAAGAGATGCATTATTAGGAATATCATTATTTTTAACTTATATAGCTAAATTATCTAAAATATCATTAACTAAATTAAAAAAAAGATATCCTCATTATTATATGTATAAGAAAAAAATTAAATTGTATGATAATACAAATATTATTCAACTTTTAGATAAAATTAAAAAAATATATATAGGACATAATATGAATTTTAAAGATGGATTGAAAATTAATTTTTGTTCAACTAAAGAATGGATTCATATAAGACAATCTCATACTGAAAATTTAATAAGAATATATATAGAAAGTCCTTATCAAAAAAGACTATATTATTTATATAAACAAATTTTACAAGAAATTAAATAA
- the dnaB gene encoding replicative DNA helicase, whose amino-acid sequence MNYSNSIKKGKIPPQSIDLEEIILGSIMIDKQGLHEIMNLIFPEVFYKKKHQYIFQSIQDLYHNYNPIDLYTVANKLRKEGKLSCVGGELYLIELTQKVVSSAHVEYHSRIILQKFLLRKLINISANIIEHCYNEETDVFELLDKAESELFEINQIYLNKKKYENTRSLIIKAINKIKKIGNNKTGLSGISSGFYHLDKITSGFQNSDLIILASRPGMGKTTFMLSIIRNIILDQHIPVAVFSLEMSSIQLILRLISSETGISSEKLKQSNLSDLDWKYLFYKTKKLKESSLLIDDTPSLSLFNFRAKCRHLISKHGIKLVCLDYMQLMGIHDNSSSFIIRNREQEISIISRSLKSIAKELDIPIIALSQLSRAVEMRSGRKRPILSDLRESGSIEQDADLVLFIYRPEYYGFETWDTYGKESCIGQAEIILSKHRNGGLDKFRLKFISHQSKFIDFENNNEPSLFSQKFNNNHDKTLFMNKNDLFINDDSITN is encoded by the coding sequence ATGAATTATTCCAATTCTATTAAAAAAGGAAAAATACCACCTCAATCTATTGATTTAGAAGAAATTATTTTAGGTTCTATAATGATTGATAAACAAGGATTACATGAAATCATGAATCTTATTTTTCCTGAAGTATTTTATAAAAAAAAACATCAATATATTTTTCAATCTATTCAAGATTTATATCATAATTATAATCCAATTGATTTATATACTGTTGCTAATAAATTACGTAAAGAAGGTAAATTAAGTTGTGTAGGTGGAGAATTATATTTGATCGAATTAACACAAAAAGTTGTTTCTTCTGCTCATGTAGAATATCATAGTCGTATAATTTTACAAAAATTTTTATTACGAAAGTTAATTAATATATCTGCAAATATTATAGAACATTGTTATAATGAAGAAACTGATGTTTTTGAATTATTAGATAAAGCTGAATCTGAGTTATTTGAAATTAATCAAATTTATTTAAATAAAAAAAAATATGAAAATACACGATCATTAATTATAAAAGCAATTAATAAAATTAAAAAAATAGGCAACAATAAAACTGGATTAAGTGGAATTTCTTCAGGATTTTATCATTTAGATAAAATTACTTCTGGATTTCAAAATTCTGATTTAATTATATTAGCATCTCGACCAGGAATGGGAAAAACAACGTTTATGCTATCTATTATTAGAAATATTATTTTAGATCAACATATTCCAGTTGCAGTTTTTTCATTAGAAATGTCTTCGATACAATTGATATTAAGATTAATTTCTTCAGAAACTGGTATTTCATCAGAAAAATTAAAACAATCAAATCTTTCAGATTTAGATTGGAAATATTTATTTTATAAAACAAAAAAATTAAAAGAATCATCTTTGCTTATTGATGATACTCCATCATTATCTTTATTTAATTTTAGGGCAAAATGTCGTCATTTAATTTCTAAACATGGAATTAAATTAGTATGTTTAGATTATATGCAATTAATGGGAATTCACGATAATTCATCTAGTTTTATAATAAGAAATAGAGAACAAGAAATTTCAATTATTTCTAGAAGTTTAAAATCTATAGCAAAAGAATTAGATATTCCAATTATAGCATTATCTCAATTATCAAGAGCAGTTGAAATGAGAAGTGGAAGAAAAAGACCTATTCTTTCTGATTTGCGTGAATCAGGTTCTATTGAGCAAGATGCTGATCTTGTCTTATTTATTTATAGACCTGAATATTATGGATTTGAAACGTGGGATACATATGGAAAAGAGTCTTGTATAGGTCAGGCAGAAATTATTTTATCTAAACATAGAAATGGAGGATTAGATAAATTTCGTCTTAAATTTATTAGTCATCAATCAAAATTTATTGATTTTGAAAATAATAATGAACCATCATTATTTTCACAAAAATTCAATAATAATCATGATAAAACATTATTTATGAATAAAAATGATCTTTTTATTAATGACGATTCTATTACTAACTAA